From the Solanum lycopersicum chromosome 10, SLM_r2.1 genome, one window contains:
- the LOC104649714 gene encoding endo-1,4-beta-xylanase 5-like: MLMLMWRRSPLFWIFFLFLFFATSSLAKHHVGNVYDYSAWTECQAEPVAALYKGGILRNKFPIYQPVKDINGDMVDSPTLSLENLSQGSIYSFSSWVRVKNVDSALVTATVKPDNKYAKCIGSVKAKKGCWSFLKGGFLWDSTFTSSEIDFQSSDRAKKFVEIEIVSYSLQPFTEREWKLNQFEGIKRERKRGVTIHVVDKNGLRVPGAAVKLSQLSTDFPIGTMISRTILENLPYQEWFLKRFKATVFENELKWYKTEPLPGQYNYTVVDEMMKFVRKNKLIVRGHNMFWDDPTYVQDWLENMTAPQLQTAMNGRIKSVMRKYRNEFFHWDVNNELLHFDFYEKKLGPKATLDMFKSMQREDPLTTLFLNEYNIVERCDSKANVDSYIDRFKELKKGGVKVAGIGLESHFSAPNPAFMRAVLDKLATLKLPMWLTEVDVSNMYGQEEQAVFLEQILREAFSHPSVNGIMLWTARSIGGCYQTCLTDEKFQNLPTGDVIDQLVLNEWTTGTKRGKTNEFGSYNFRGFLGEFKVSIIYNRTIVNSTFSLGHGVDTKHITIHV, from the exons ATGTTGATGCTAATGTGGAGAAGAAGTCCATTATTTTGGATCTTTTTTTTGTTCCTCTTCTTTGCTACCTCTTCCCTAGCTAAACACCatg TGGGGAATGTTTATGATTATTCGGCTTGGACAGAG TGTCAAGCAGAGCCAGTGGCAGCACTTTACAAAGGAGGAATATTAAGAAACAAATTTCCTATATATCAACCGGTCAAAGATATCAATGGAGACATGGTTGATTCACCTACTTTATCCTTGGAAAATCTCTCTCAAGGATCAATTTATTCCTTCTCTA GTTGGGTGAGAGTGAAAAATGTAGATTCTGCTTTAGTAACAGCTACAGTAAAGCCAGACAATAAATATGCAAAATGTATAGGAAGTGTTAAAGCCAAGAAAGGATGTTGGTCTTTTCTCAAAGGTGGTTTCCTTTGGGATTCAACTTTCACTTCTTCTGAGATTGATTTTCag AGTTCAGATCGGGCTAAAAAGTTTGTGGAGATAGAGATCGTTTCGTATTCCTTACAGCCATTCACCGAGAGAGAGTGgaaattaaatcaatttgaaggGATAAAAAGG GAAAGGAAGCGCGGTGTTACGATACATGTCGTTGATAAAAATGGATTAAGGGTGCCAGGAGCAGCAGTTAAATTAAGCCAACTCTCAACGGATTTTCCAATTGGAACTATGATATCGAGAACCATTCTGGAAAATTTGCCTTATCAg GAATGGTTTCTCAAGCGATTCAAAGCAACAGTTTTTGAAAACGAGTTAAAGTGGTACAAGACAGAGCCATTACCTGGGCAATATAACTATACTGTAGTGGATGAGATGATGAAATTCGTTCGAAAAAACAAACTTATAGTTAGAGGACATAACATGTTTTGGGATGACCCTACGTATGTACAAGATTGGTTGGAAAACATGACGGCTCCTCAACTGCAAACAGCGATGAATGGAAGAATTAAAAGTGTGATGCGTAAATATAGAAATGAGTTTTTTCACTGGGATGTGAATAATGAACTCCTCCACTTTgatttttatgagaaaaaactAGGACCGAAAGCTACTTTGGATATGTTCAAGAGTATGCAACGCGAAGATCCACTAACAACTCTGTTTCTCAACGAATACAACATTGTTGAACGTTGTGACTCGAAAGCCAATGTGGACAGCTACATTGATAGGTTTAAGGAACTCAAGAAGGGCGGGGTAAAAGTGGCTGGTATTGGGCTAGAGAGTCATTTTTCTGCACCAAACCCCGCTTTCATGAGAGCTGTTCTAGATAAATTGGCAACCCTAAAGCTTCCTATGTGGCTCACGGAAGTGGACGTTAGCAATATGTATGGACAGGAAGAACAAGCTGTATTCCTCGAGCAAATTTTGCGAGAGGCATTCTCACATCCAAGTGTGAATGGGATCATGCTTTGGACAGCTCGTAGCATAGGAGGTTGCTACCAAACGTGCCTTACAGACGAGAAATTCCAAAACTTACCAACAGGGGATGTTATTGACCAACTTGTACTAAACGAATGGACAACGGGGACTAAACGTGGCAAAACAAATGAGTTTGGTTCCTACAATTTTCGAGGTTTCTTAGGCGAATTCAAGGTTTCAATCATTTATAATCGCACAATTGTTAATTCTACCTTCTCACTAGGCCATGGTGTCGATACTAAGCACATTACAATTCATGTTTAG